In Piliocolobus tephrosceles isolate RC106 unplaced genomic scaffold, ASM277652v3 unscaffolded_37895, whole genome shotgun sequence, the genomic window CCTAATCAAGTGTCTTAAACACGTCAAGTTTGAAATGCCTATGAAACACCCAAGTGGAAATGCTGAGTAGGCAGCTGGGCTCCAGGTATCAATCAAGTCTGGGAACCGAGTTTGGAAGATACCAGCAAACATCAAGCCACCAACGAGGATTAGGTCACCTGGAGATTCCCAGTTCCATGGAACAGAGGGCCTGAGATTGACATGGCCAACATTTAGACAAGAAGTCTGCCGAGGCTCAATCCAGGTCTCAGGCCAGAACTGTTAGGGCAAGAAGCTCCTTCCTCCTAAGAAGAGAGCCATGCCTGGTGGGTGCCATGCTGGTTCCCTGAGGATGACACCTGCTCAGGAATGAAGGCAACATGGACAAAGGACCCAGGCAAGGGACTGGACCCAGGGAACCAGACCCCTGCCATCTTCTGTACTTTCTCTAACACAGGTGGTCAGCACACTCTTTCACTCATCCAGTTTTATCAAAAACAGAGACTAGGGCAATGTGACATAACAGCATTAAGCACTAAACCATTTGACAGGGATttctttcaaaagtgaaaaacagtGTATAATTACATAGCTTCTCCACTAATCTTTGTTACCAACAGCCACTTAATCTAATCCTAAAGACTGAGTACAATATTCTTTCTACAATACTTCAAACAGCCACttcaatttattgtatattttctaaaTGCACCTCTCTGTTCTGAAAGAGAGAATATTTCATCAGAAAACAAATGGGGTCTTTTGCCTATCTGATGGTCTCACACCTTCACAACAGCTCCAAATCCTTGGACCAGCCGGGGACAGACCAATCCCAGGGTTCTCTGCCAACAGAAGTCCTGGAAAGGCTCTGCACTCAAAACAAACCCCTACACCACCCCAAGGGAGGGGGAATGTTCCAGGCTGGGGGAGAAGCTAAAAGAAATTGAACCTAAACTCTTCATCAGGAGTGTCCAGAGTGGCTTTGGTTCTCCCTATAGGGCGAGGCCTGCAGACCCTTCGGCTCTTCTTTCTGGTGGCTCCATCTACAGGCTGCACCTGGGCTAAATAAGCAGCTGTCAGGGGAGAGAAGCAGCATATATGAGAACTGAATAACAACAGCTAACATTACCTGTACAGTTATGTTTGCCCATACAATTCTAACCactttgaataaattaattccTCAAATTTGTAAGGTTGATATTACTATCACCCCCCATTTAGAGAGGTTCAGTAGTTTACAAAAGGTGTTAGTACTACTATGTAGTagatccaggatttgaacctagctCATCTGGCTCCAGGAATTGCACTCAAACTGTTATGGGACATGGCTTCATTGCCAGTAGAGAAAGCCAAGACACAAAGACATGAGGCAGCTTTCCCCAAGCCAGGAGCAGGACCAACATAGAACCACACTCTTTCCCGCTCCTCCCATGACCTCCCggctgcttcccaggttcagtcCTGGGAAAAGGAGAGACAGGTCCACGCCTGCTCTTTCCCTGTTCACTCAGGCTTCCCTGAGCTCATCTCCTTCCCCCACCAGCCTTGTTGCTCTGGGCCTTCTTCCTTTCACCCCCTAGGCACTTCCTCCTTAAATTAGGCCTTCCTGAATCAACCAGTTGCTAGCTCCTCACCAGATCTGAGAGCCCGCAGGGCCTCACGCCATTCGGCTTCCATCTGAGCCCTATAGTCTCCAAACAAGGAGTGCATCAACTGCCTCTTCCGGGGCAGGGGCGTTCTTTTGCTGCGCAGGGTTCGGATTGCTCCAATAGCCTGCTCTTCTGCGAATAAAAACAAACGACTAGTGAAAACCTCTACTACTGCCCTCCTACCGCCCCACCGCAAAGGAAACAACTTCATCCTCTGCCAGCACCTGCAGGCCAAGCGGTGCCACCGTTCACATTCTCCAACCCTATAGAAAGGTCCCTTACTCTGTTTCGGGGTGGGTTTCTGCCTCTTGAGGCCAAGCTCCAGTTGTTCCACACACCAAGCCAATTCCTGGGCCAACTGCTGCGTCTGTGACGGATTTGGGGAAGTGGCTGTGAGAGGGCACTGGGACACAACACAGCGCCTGGCACCATCCCATCCCCCTCCCCGCCTTAACTCCGCGGACCCCAGATCACATGTGCCCGTGGATTCGCACCCGGGGATTCCACCCTTCCTGACTGACGCCCGCCCTTGCCTGGGCCTCAGCGCTTAGGGGAACTTCTTCTGGGGCGGGTTTCTCTGGGGCCTTCTCGCCTCCATTTGCCACAGTGGCCCTGTTCCGggttttcttcttattcttttgttttttcgagGCTGCACTGCTTTCATCGCCTAACGGGTGCGCTCTGGTGTCGGCGTTACTGCTTGTGGGTTGCCTTGCGCAGAGACAGACAGTGGAGGGATTCCGGATGCTGGAAACCGCGCCGGGAAGCCGGTGTCTGCGGGACGCGCAGGGAGTACCCAGGCCTGGGGCCGCCGCTGCCTCCCCGGCAAGATGTCCTAAGGCCTGGAGAAAGGGGGGCAGCACGAGGGTCACGGAGGGCCACCGACAGTGCAACGCCCAGCCACCCGCGCGTCTTCTCCACACCGCTCACCGCCATGCTCCGCAGTCGCCACCGGAACTACGGGAGGCGCAGAGTCCCACGTCGAATTCCGTCCTCCAAGAGGGCGCCTGCGACTCTAGGTTCCGCAGGGtcgcgggcggggcggggcgcgggAGCCCTGAGGGGAAGGGGCGAGGCTGGGGCGGGATGAAGCTGGGGCGAGGCGAAGCTGGGACGGGGCTGGGACCTGGCTGAGGCGAAGCTGGGACGGGGCTGGGGCGGGGcgaggcggggcgggggcgggaagGGGACgggcggggaggggagaggcggggcggggcgaggctggggtggggtgagggcggggcggggcgaggCCGGGGGCGGGGAGTGCCTGGGGGATTCGGGAAGAGGCTGCGGGGGGTCTCCGAAGGAACCTTGTGAGCGGGTGCTCGCGGGCACCGACTATGTGCCTGGCACCTTTCCGGATAAAAGTTCAAAGCTCTACACAAGGGTGTGTCTTCTCAAAGCTCACCTTTTGGTGGGGAGGGAAAAGCATGTAAACAGAACGTGAGCAGCTGTGGCGCAGGAGGGTGGTCGGCAAAGACCCTGGGAAATGGGGAAGAGGCGCAGGCCTGGGACCAGGCGCAGCCCGCGGCGCTCGCTCCGAGAGGGTCAGGGCACGGTTGGTTGAGAGGCCGGCGACGCGGGACGTGGGAGCTCGGGTGAGGTGAGTTGGGAGGGCCCCCGTCATGGATGTTTCCTTCCGTTCTAACGCAGCGGGAAGTTGCTGCAAGATGTAAATCTGAAGAGTGGCATAATCGTAGATGTGTGTTCTGCGGATCTCTCTGCTCCTGTGCAACGAGTGGGGCACATGGGGTGGAGGGATGTGGAGGTGCTCCTCACCTGCCCAGGTCGCACCTGCCCTCTCCCCTCACTCCCCTTCACCCCTGCCCGCCGCCAGTTCCGCACGCGCGTCTCAGCATCCAGCGTTTGGTTCTCCAATTCCAGCTCCACCGGAACAGGTCTGAAACCTCTCTGCACCTCGACTTCCGCATTTAAGCGATGACAGCAGCCTTCTCCAGGGGGCGGTGAGGTCAAAAGATTTACAGGTGGGAAGTGCAAGGTGCACAGTGGACGCGAGCTGGATTCTGAGCTTGATCACTACTTGGAGGTGGGGAAAAGGCGCCCGAGAGAGGGGGACAGTGCGCAGCCAGACGTCCTAGGTCAGGAAGGGCCGGTTTCAGAGGCCGGAGAATAACCCCAGGCTGTGGAGCGTCCGCAGGAACGCTCGGTGTTGGGGTCCCTTCCTTCCTTCGCAGCCGCACGCCGCCGGCGGCACCTCTGCGCCTGCGCCCTCTCACCTGCAGATTCCGCCAAGGGCTTGTATGGACCTAACCAAGAAGGAACAGGACTGCCGGAGCATTGAGTACTATCAGCCGCCTAGAGCGGACCCACGAAACCTGGAATTCAATTGGTTGGTGAGCTGAGGGGCAGGGCGGAAGTTCAAATTAGGCATTTCCGGTCCAGGGGGTTTGACTC contains:
- the LOC113219514 gene encoding UPF0488 protein C8orf33, which codes for MAALGHLAGEAAAAPGLGTPCASRRHRLPGAVSSIRNPSTVCLCARQPTSSNADTRAHPLGDESSAASKKQKNKKKTRNRATVANGGEKAPEKPAPEEVPLSAEAQTQQLAQELAWCVEQLELGLKRQKPTPKQKEQAIGAIRTLRSKRTPLPRKRQLMHSLFGDYRAQMEAEWREALRALRSAAYLAQVQPVDGATRKKSRRVCRPRPIGRTKATLDTPDEEFRFNFF